In a single window of the Pseudodesulfovibrio profundus genome:
- the glgP gene encoding alpha-glucan family phosphorylase, whose protein sequence is MDTSWLFEVSWEVCNMVGGIHTVIGTKSAQAMKTFEGRYVAVGPLLDRNPGFEPCDPPDEIIPTLERLKERGIPTKVGRWDVPGKPWAWLIGFQNAIPAHDKLLFQLWNDYGVDSMSGGWDYMEPVLFSTAAAMSIKEMHDDIEEMAGVFAHFHEWMSGAGVLYLKKHAPGVATVMTTHATMLGRAMSGSGVDIYERLDEIEPSQEAKKFSVTAKHSMESVSAREADCFTTVSNITRREAAYLLGTNPDVVTINGFNLEGFAEPAIVAKTRTTSRKALIDLASRFLERDLDPSKTLLVATSGRYEFHNKGIDLLLDSLAEVDNRLANSESDITVVSFLLVSCGYAGFSDEARRRMTEDQSLQKFSGISTHQLFNAEQDPIVNRCREKRLDNTPNKRCCVIFIPVYLDGNDGILNLEYYEALAGMDLTVFPSFYEPWGYTPMESAAFAVPTVTADRAGFGQWVMEKYPKGHPGVQVINRLKDNYDTARTKLTDFLHDFTNWTKDERAHRSAEARNIAEEATWEHFYNRYIEAYAYAAGIRTERISGVQRLATVTGKEVRFSGVNTTQPRLRSFTVVTELPQALARLRELANNLWWVWHRDAQELFEWMDADKWRECGHNPVLFLDTMNRDRLNHLSGDIEFMGRFTNIMERFTAYMEERDKADISGITWKNPISYFSMEFGLHESIPIYSGGLGLLSGDHIKSASDLNLPFVGISLLYKQGFFHQRINGNGEQVVEYKENDFATMPITPLHNGETEKVLIAVDLPGRTVYAQIWEVHVGRAKLYLLDTDLVENSRSDRDITSRLYDPSSTGRIEQEIILGVGGIRLLQALKIEPSIYHLNEGHSAFLLFERIRQLMLIDGVDLATAKEIVRGSTVFTMHTPVPAGNERFERSLVENYFRGYAEEMGVPWDSLWNLGHIYAEEADHLNMTVLALQLSSIRNGVSKLHGDVSRRMWMDLWRGFLLGEIPVGHVTNGVHITSWLDERLRHDLEESCSVDVHQTLVTGSDWNCLDSIDDRRLWDSHVALKHRLYDEVRRSISHQWKREGEPPNRLNAFLKSLNPDHLTLCFARRCTAYKRPTLIFHDLQRIKEILCHNDKPVNIIFAGKSHPADTIGASYINLICRLAKQDDFLGKVIFLESYDIRLARLLVSGADVWLNNPTRLMEASGTSGMKAAVNGVPNCSILDGWWDEAFDGQNGWAVGSGLVYENQVNQDIVDAENLYATLETEVVPEFYDRDADGIPHAWIRRMKESMKTGFRQYGTHRMVNDYIDDMYLPAMEHSEHRNRNNFALSKEIGEWRKRIPGRFSTVTINEVQVDGIHGDVFKLGNKLTVAAKVDKGQLMDEEILAELVAATPDEQTIVDCIPMKLKHSEGNILEFHAEYAPDTSGPIRYGVRVIPIHSGLVSKCETRLIKWS, encoded by the coding sequence ATGGATACCAGTTGGCTTTTTGAAGTGTCATGGGAAGTCTGCAACATGGTGGGCGGCATCCACACCGTCATCGGCACCAAGTCGGCCCAGGCCATGAAAACCTTCGAGGGCCGATACGTGGCTGTAGGGCCGTTGCTGGACCGAAACCCCGGCTTTGAGCCGTGTGATCCTCCTGACGAAATCATTCCGACTCTGGAACGGCTCAAGGAAAGAGGCATCCCCACCAAAGTGGGCCGCTGGGATGTTCCCGGCAAGCCTTGGGCCTGGCTTATTGGGTTTCAAAACGCCATCCCAGCCCATGACAAACTGCTCTTCCAGTTATGGAACGACTATGGCGTGGATTCCATGTCCGGTGGCTGGGACTACATGGAACCGGTCCTGTTCAGCACGGCTGCAGCAATGTCCATTAAGGAAATGCATGACGACATCGAAGAGATGGCCGGAGTCTTTGCCCATTTCCATGAATGGATGAGCGGAGCCGGTGTCCTCTACCTCAAGAAACATGCCCCGGGTGTCGCCACGGTCATGACCACCCACGCGACCATGCTTGGTCGAGCCATGTCCGGTTCCGGCGTGGACATATATGAGCGGCTGGATGAAATCGAACCATCCCAGGAAGCCAAGAAATTCAGCGTCACGGCAAAGCATTCCATGGAATCGGTCTCTGCCCGCGAGGCTGACTGCTTCACCACTGTCTCCAACATCACCCGACGCGAAGCCGCCTATCTTCTCGGAACCAACCCGGATGTGGTCACGATCAACGGCTTCAACCTCGAAGGTTTTGCCGAACCCGCAATCGTAGCCAAGACACGCACAACATCCCGCAAGGCGCTCATCGACCTCGCGTCCCGTTTTCTGGAACGCGATCTCGATCCAAGTAAAACGCTGCTGGTTGCGACCAGTGGACGATACGAATTCCACAACAAAGGCATTGACCTGTTGCTCGACAGTCTCGCGGAAGTGGACAACCGCCTTGCCAACTCGGAGAGCGATATCACCGTTGTCTCTTTTCTGCTCGTTTCTTGCGGCTACGCAGGATTCAGCGACGAGGCTCGCAGGCGGATGACAGAAGACCAGTCCCTCCAGAAGTTTTCCGGCATCTCTACCCATCAGCTCTTCAATGCGGAGCAGGACCCCATCGTGAACCGGTGCCGTGAAAAACGCCTGGACAATACTCCGAACAAACGATGCTGCGTCATTTTCATTCCGGTCTACCTCGATGGCAACGACGGTATTCTGAACCTCGAATACTACGAAGCACTGGCCGGCATGGACCTGACCGTGTTCCCGTCCTTTTACGAGCCGTGGGGCTATACTCCGATGGAAAGCGCGGCCTTTGCCGTGCCCACCGTCACCGCCGATCGCGCCGGATTCGGGCAGTGGGTTATGGAAAAATATCCGAAAGGTCACCCAGGCGTGCAGGTGATCAACCGTCTTAAGGACAACTACGACACGGCCCGTACCAAGCTGACAGACTTCCTGCATGATTTTACCAACTGGACCAAAGACGAGCGAGCACACCGCAGTGCCGAGGCCAGAAACATTGCAGAGGAAGCGACCTGGGAGCACTTCTACAATCGCTACATCGAAGCATATGCCTACGCAGCGGGTATCCGAACCGAGCGCATTTCAGGCGTTCAGCGTTTGGCGACCGTGACCGGCAAGGAAGTCAGGTTCTCCGGCGTCAACACCACACAACCCCGACTCAGGTCATTCACGGTCGTAACGGAACTCCCCCAGGCCCTGGCACGGCTCCGTGAACTGGCCAACAACCTCTGGTGGGTCTGGCATCGCGATGCCCAGGAACTTTTCGAATGGATGGACGCGGACAAATGGCGTGAGTGCGGCCACAACCCGGTCCTCTTCCTGGACACCATGAACCGCGACCGTCTGAACCATCTCTCGGGCGATATCGAATTCATGGGTCGCTTCACCAATATCATGGAGCGATTTACCGCCTATATGGAGGAAAGGGACAAGGCCGACATCAGCGGCATCACCTGGAAGAATCCCATTTCCTATTTCTCCATGGAATTCGGCCTGCACGAGTCGATCCCCATATACTCGGGCGGACTCGGGTTGCTGTCAGGTGACCACATCAAGTCGGCCAGCGATCTGAACCTGCCTTTTGTCGGCATTTCACTGCTCTATAAGCAGGGGTTCTTCCACCAGAGGATCAACGGCAACGGGGAGCAGGTGGTAGAGTACAAGGAAAATGATTTCGCAACCATGCCCATCACTCCCCTGCACAATGGGGAAACCGAGAAAGTCCTCATCGCTGTGGACTTGCCGGGAAGGACTGTCTACGCCCAGATATGGGAAGTTCATGTTGGCAGGGCGAAACTCTACCTGCTGGACACCGATCTCGTTGAGAATTCCCGTTCGGACCGGGATATAACATCGCGCCTGTACGACCCTTCGTCCACAGGACGCATTGAACAGGAGATCATCCTTGGTGTGGGCGGCATACGATTGCTGCAGGCACTGAAAATCGAGCCATCGATCTACCATCTTAACGAAGGGCATTCCGCCTTTCTGCTCTTTGAACGGATTCGCCAACTCATGCTTATCGACGGCGTAGACCTCGCAACCGCCAAGGAAATAGTGCGAGGTTCCACGGTATTCACCATGCACACACCGGTTCCGGCAGGCAATGAACGTTTTGAAAGGTCGTTGGTTGAAAACTACTTCCGGGGATACGCTGAAGAAATGGGCGTGCCTTGGGATAGTTTATGGAATCTCGGCCATATCTATGCCGAAGAGGCGGACCACTTGAACATGACTGTGCTCGCCCTCCAGCTTTCCAGCATCCGCAATGGTGTCAGCAAACTCCATGGTGACGTTTCCCGACGGATGTGGATGGACCTGTGGCGGGGTTTCCTGCTCGGTGAAATACCAGTCGGGCACGTTACCAACGGTGTACACATCACTTCATGGCTCGATGAACGGTTGCGGCATGATCTGGAAGAAAGCTGCAGTGTTGACGTCCATCAGACATTGGTAACCGGCAGCGATTGGAACTGCCTGGATTCCATTGATGATCGCCGCCTGTGGGACAGCCATGTCGCCTTGAAGCATCGCCTTTATGACGAAGTTCGCCGGTCAATCTCCCATCAATGGAAACGTGAAGGCGAGCCGCCCAACAGGTTGAACGCATTTCTGAAATCACTCAACCCCGACCACCTGACCCTCTGCTTCGCCCGGCGGTGCACCGCATATAAGCGCCCCACCCTGATCTTCCATGATCTGCAACGGATCAAGGAGATTCTCTGCCACAACGACAAGCCGGTGAACATCATCTTCGCTGGTAAATCCCACCCGGCCGACACAATCGGGGCTAGTTACATCAACCTCATATGCCGACTTGCCAAGCAGGACGATTTCCTGGGCAAGGTCATATTCCTGGAAAGCTACGACATTCGACTGGCCCGACTACTTGTTTCCGGCGCCGATGTCTGGCTCAACAACCCGACCAGACTCATGGAAGCCAGCGGGACCAGCGGCATGAAGGCTGCAGTCAACGGCGTACCCAACTGCTCCATACTCGACGGCTGGTGGGACGAGGCTTTTGACGGCCAAAACGGTTGGGCCGTCGGAAGCGGTCTGGTGTACGAAAATCAGGTCAATCAGGATATCGTTGACGCCGAAAACCTGTATGCAACCCTGGAAACCGAAGTCGTTCCTGAGTTCTACGATCGAGATGCAGACGGAATACCCCATGCCTGGATCAGGCGGATGAAGGAGTCGATGAAGACAGGATTCAGGCAGTACGGGACACACCGTATGGTCAACGACTACATCGACGACATGTACTTACCCGCCATGGAGCATTCCGAACACCGCAACAGGAACAACTTCGCCCTTTCCAAGGAAATCGGCGAATGGCGCAAGCGCATTCCTGGCCGCTTCTCGACAGTCACCATCAACGAGGTTCAGGTGGACGGCATCCACGGCGATGTCTTCAAGCTCGGCAACAAGCTGACGGTCGCGGCCAAGGTGGACAAAGGACAGCTCATGGATGAGGAAATCCTCGCCGAACTGGTCGCTGCCACACCAGACGAGCAAACCATCGTTGACTGCATTCCAATGAAACTGAAGCACTCCGAAGGCAACATACTGGAGTTTCATGCAGAGTACGCACCCGACACATCAGGCCCGATTCGATACGGTGTTCGGGTCATCCCGATTCACAGCGGATTGGTCAGCAAGTGCGAAACCCGGCTCATCAAATGGAGTTGA
- a CDS encoding glycoside hydrolase family 57 protein, translating to MISVCFYFQVHQPMRLNKEYSFFDIGRNHHYRDEAANREILLKVAHKCYLPANRMMLDLINEFQGKFRISYAITGVAMEQFQEFCPEVLDSFRELADTGCVEFIGETHYHSLAFLFSKKEFKRQVKMHGRILEEFFGSKPTTFRNTELIYNNDLALEVEKMGYKAILAEGADQVLGWRSPNYVYQPAGCSKLKALLKNYRLSDDVAFRFSDRNWDEWPVSTDKFANWVHAIAGNGEVVNLFMDYETIGEHQWEDTGIFHFFRSLPRSILSHNDFIFQTPAEAATRLDPLAQLDVPYFTSWADLERDVTAWLGNHMQDQAIELAYALEDKVLATEDDDMIATWREMLTSDHFYYMCTKWFSDGDVHKYFNPYDTPHQAFIVYMNALNDLALRLRESQTAS from the coding sequence ATGATATCCGTCTGCTTCTATTTCCAGGTCCACCAGCCCATGCGGTTGAACAAGGAATATTCCTTCTTCGACATTGGCAGGAACCACCACTACCGCGACGAAGCGGCCAATCGGGAGATCCTGCTTAAAGTGGCACATAAATGCTACTTGCCAGCCAACCGGATGATGCTCGACCTGATCAACGAATTTCAGGGGAAATTCCGCATCTCGTACGCCATTACCGGCGTTGCCATGGAGCAGTTCCAGGAGTTTTGTCCAGAGGTCCTCGACTCCTTCCGCGAACTGGCCGATACAGGCTGCGTGGAGTTCATCGGCGAGACCCACTACCATTCGCTGGCCTTCCTTTTTTCCAAAAAGGAATTCAAACGGCAAGTGAAGATGCACGGCAGGATTCTGGAGGAATTTTTCGGTTCAAAACCGACGACATTCAGAAACACCGAACTCATCTACAACAACGACCTCGCCCTAGAGGTTGAAAAGATGGGCTACAAGGCCATCCTGGCCGAAGGTGCGGATCAGGTGCTGGGCTGGCGCTCTCCCAACTACGTATACCAGCCTGCCGGGTGCTCCAAGCTCAAGGCGCTGCTCAAGAACTATCGTCTTTCTGACGATGTGGCCTTTCGCTTCTCTGATCGAAACTGGGATGAATGGCCGGTAAGCACGGATAAGTTTGCCAATTGGGTACATGCCATTGCGGGCAACGGCGAGGTGGTCAATCTGTTTATGGATTATGAGACCATCGGCGAACATCAATGGGAAGACACCGGCATTTTCCATTTCTTCCGCAGCCTGCCCCGCTCGATTCTCTCGCATAACGACTTCATCTTTCAGACCCCTGCCGAAGCCGCAACTCGCCTCGACCCCCTGGCCCAACTCGACGTCCCGTACTTCACCTCCTGGGCTGATCTGGAACGAGATGTGACGGCGTGGCTCGGCAACCACATGCAGGATCAAGCGATTGAACTGGCGTACGCTCTTGAAGACAAGGTTCTGGCAACCGAGGACGACGACATGATCGCAACGTGGCGGGAGATGCTCACTAGTGACCACTTCTATTACATGTGTACCAAGTGGTTTTCCGATGGCGACGTGCACAAATATTTCAACCCGTACGACACGCCGCACCAAGCATTCATTGTCTACATGAATGCTCTCAATGATCTGGCCCTTCGGCTGAGAGAATCTCAAACGGCGTCCTAA
- a CDS encoding glycosyltransferase family 4 protein: MRVLMFGWEFPPYISGGLGTACYGLTKGLAQHGTDVLFVLPRLDTNEEGGHLDLIGANRVRASVGIREILDLQEHVSVLEVLSPLRPYLTEKAYLSLVKREELITAEDIIGQLDSDFSGGYGENLMAEIVRYSLVAGHLAKHEQFDVIHAHDWMTAPAGIEAKRVSGKPLVVHAHALEFDRSGEHVNQQVYDLERAGFEAADRIIAVSHFTRDTIIKRYSINPDKITVVHNAVSKERRLRAMRIEKPFPEKLVLFLGRITFQKGPDYFVEAAAKVLAQNPNIRFAMAGSGDMFPRMVERMAELRLADRFHFLGFVRGMDVERIYAMSDLYVMPSVTEPFGITPLEAMVYDVPSIVSKQSGVAEIMENAVKIDFWDVDRLAFEILDILENEDRAALLKLSGRRTLKRVQWEHAAEKVIHVYDQLVGGAV, encoded by the coding sequence ATGCGCGTACTTATGTTCGGGTGGGAGTTCCCGCCCTATATATCAGGCGGCCTTGGTACAGCCTGTTACGGTCTGACCAAGGGCTTGGCGCAACATGGCACAGATGTACTTTTCGTCCTGCCCAGGCTGGATACCAATGAAGAAGGCGGACACTTGGACCTCATTGGGGCCAACCGTGTCCGGGCCAGTGTCGGCATCAGGGAAATTCTGGATCTGCAGGAACATGTTTCCGTACTGGAAGTACTGTCACCGCTGCGTCCCTACCTCACAGAAAAGGCGTATCTGTCACTCGTCAAACGCGAGGAACTGATCACTGCAGAAGATATTATCGGGCAGTTGGACAGCGACTTCTCAGGCGGCTACGGCGAGAACCTCATGGCTGAAATCGTCCGTTACAGTCTGGTTGCGGGTCATTTGGCCAAGCATGAACAATTTGACGTCATCCATGCCCATGACTGGATGACTGCCCCAGCTGGTATCGAAGCCAAGCGCGTGTCCGGCAAACCGCTTGTCGTGCACGCTCATGCCCTTGAGTTTGACCGTAGCGGCGAACACGTCAACCAGCAGGTGTACGATCTGGAACGAGCCGGATTCGAGGCTGCCGACCGCATTATCGCGGTCAGTCACTTCACTAGGGACACCATAATCAAGCGCTATTCCATCAACCCGGACAAGATCACGGTAGTCCACAATGCCGTTTCCAAGGAACGTCGTTTGCGAGCCATGCGCATCGAAAAACCATTCCCGGAAAAACTGGTGCTATTTCTTGGACGCATCACCTTCCAGAAAGGGCCTGACTATTTTGTTGAAGCCGCCGCCAAAGTGCTGGCCCAAAATCCGAACATCCGGTTCGCCATGGCAGGATCGGGCGACATGTTCCCCAGAATGGTTGAACGAATGGCAGAATTGAGACTGGCGGACAGGTTCCACTTTCTCGGTTTCGTGCGCGGCATGGATGTGGAACGCATCTACGCCATGAGCGATCTCTATGTCATGCCCAGCGTCACAGAGCCGTTCGGTATCACGCCACTCGAAGCAATGGTCTACGATGTCCCCTCCATCGTTTCAAAACAATCCGGTGTGGCCGAGATAATGGAAAACGCCGTCAAAATCGATTTTTGGGACGTGGACCGACTCGCCTTCGAGATTCTCGACATTCTTGAAAACGAAGACAGGGCAGCCCTTCTGAAACTCAGTGGCCGCAGGACCCTCAAAAGAGTCCAGTGGGAACATGCCGCCGAAAAGGTGATCCATGTTTACGATCAGCTTGTAGGGGGTGCCGTATGA
- a CDS encoding amylo-alpha-1,6-glucosidase: MIRVPRDECVNTETATRKEWLDTNGIGGYASSTSINCHTRKYHGLLVAALKEPRGKFVLLSKVATSLVHNDLEFHLSTNKYPGVYHPTGHQFVEEFEQGLYPSITYRIGDALIRKSMMMVYGKNTTLLCYELLEGKVKPTLRIRPMLAYRDIHSLTRENMFLRPKSYPEKNGRKIQPYEGMPSLYMGTNRTSEFHPGPKWSLNVEYILERDRGFDYQEDLFCPGMFELPLQKGKPVIFAASTEPLGNLERTRKKELERREAAFDACKDRSNSGKWLKYFSDQFLIRNASDFASVVAGYHWFGEWGRDTMIALPGLTFHAGRREFGEEVLAAYAKLERNGLLPNYLDQRSEHLAYNSIDASLWFFWAVQEYLKTKGSKQFVMDNIYPALRSVVSAHLEGKVPLCGIGEDGLLYAGNENTQLTWMDAQAYGGPVTPRHGAAVEINALWYNALRFFLELAPEDDELIERANSAADNLAANFIDRFWNHADNCLSDVVNEHGQDHCIRPNQIFAVSLPYTMLNTRQMRAVISTAQSHLLTPYGLRTLSPRNPLYTPFYRGDSDERDSAYHQGMVWPWLAGHFGEALIRQAEDKSGTKAFLRKYFKPILRSFPDNFGIGSLPELYTGNPPHLPKGTIAQAWSVAEAIRLNKILGGR, translated from the coding sequence ATGATTCGTGTCCCCAGGGATGAGTGCGTTAACACCGAAACGGCTACTCGCAAGGAATGGCTCGATACCAACGGCATTGGGGGCTATGCCTCCAGCACGTCCATCAACTGCCACACCCGAAAGTATCACGGGCTTCTCGTTGCCGCGCTCAAGGAGCCTCGCGGCAAGTTCGTCCTGTTGTCCAAAGTGGCAACATCTCTTGTTCACAACGACCTGGAATTTCACCTCTCCACCAACAAATACCCTGGGGTCTATCATCCGACCGGGCACCAGTTCGTAGAAGAATTCGAGCAGGGATTGTACCCTTCCATCACCTACAGAATCGGTGACGCCCTCATCAGGAAATCCATGATGATGGTGTACGGCAAGAACACCACGCTGCTTTGCTACGAACTGCTTGAAGGCAAAGTAAAGCCGACTCTGCGCATAAGGCCCATGCTCGCTTACCGGGACATCCACTCACTGACCCGTGAGAACATGTTCCTGCGCCCCAAATCCTATCCTGAAAAAAACGGGCGTAAAATCCAGCCATATGAGGGCATGCCGAGCCTGTACATGGGTACCAACCGAACTTCCGAATTTCACCCTGGCCCCAAGTGGTCGTTGAACGTCGAGTACATTCTCGAAAGGGATCGCGGTTTCGACTACCAGGAAGACCTGTTCTGCCCTGGCATGTTCGAGTTGCCACTCCAAAAGGGAAAGCCGGTCATCTTTGCCGCCTCAACTGAACCACTCGGCAATCTGGAAAGGACGCGAAAGAAGGAATTGGAACGTCGCGAAGCTGCTTTCGACGCCTGCAAGGACCGAAGCAATTCCGGCAAGTGGCTTAAATATTTTTCGGACCAGTTCCTGATCCGCAACGCATCTGACTTTGCCTCCGTAGTGGCCGGATACCATTGGTTTGGCGAATGGGGGCGGGACACCATGATCGCCCTGCCCGGACTGACTTTCCATGCAGGCCGGAGGGAGTTCGGCGAGGAAGTGCTGGCAGCATACGCAAAGCTGGAACGCAACGGCCTGCTCCCCAACTACCTTGATCAACGGTCAGAACACTTGGCGTACAACTCTATCGATGCCTCACTATGGTTTTTCTGGGCGGTTCAGGAGTACCTGAAGACAAAAGGCAGCAAGCAGTTTGTCATGGACAATATCTACCCGGCCCTCCGCAGCGTCGTATCCGCACACCTTGAAGGGAAGGTGCCTCTATGCGGCATCGGAGAAGACGGCCTGCTCTACGCGGGCAATGAGAACACACAACTCACCTGGATGGATGCGCAGGCGTATGGCGGGCCGGTCACTCCACGACATGGAGCAGCGGTTGAGATCAACGCCCTCTGGTATAATGCCCTCCGCTTCTTCCTCGAACTGGCGCCAGAGGACGACGAACTGATCGAAAGGGCCAACAGTGCAGCAGACAATCTGGCCGCTAACTTCATCGATAGATTCTGGAACCATGCCGACAACTGCCTGAGCGATGTCGTCAACGAACATGGGCAGGACCACTGCATCAGGCCCAATCAGATTTTCGCGGTCTCTCTGCCATACACAATGCTGAATACCCGGCAGATGCGAGCTGTCATCAGCACCGCCCAGTCGCACTTGCTGACCCCATACGGGTTGCGAACGCTTTCGCCAAGAAATCCACTCTACACTCCCTTCTACCGGGGAGATTCCGACGAACGCGACTCCGCCTACCATCAGGGTATGGTCTGGCCGTGGCTGGCCGGACACTTCGGCGAGGCGTTGATAAGACAGGCCGAGGACAAGAGTGGGACCAAGGCGTTCCTTCGTAAATACTTCAAGCCGATCCTGCGCTCATTCCCTGACAACTTCGGTATCGGATCACTACCGGAACTCTACACTGGAAATCCACCACATCTGCCAAAGGGAACCATTGCCCAGGCATGGAGCGTGGCCGAGGCCATCCGCCTCAACAAAATCCTGGGAGGCAGATAA
- a CDS encoding heavy metal translocating P-type ATPase codes for MTNSRPKKYGLKNLDCAACAAKLEAKLNEIESVDKAVVDFATMTLLITAKDVADIEAKVKSIEPDVDIIDYATLSASSQAAEEERNFPHDLILLAIAGAMFVFTLVYEDVFHQTRFEGWELPFVLVAYFIAGWNVLLGALKTIRKGVFFDENVLMTIATIGAIAIHAYPEAVGIMIFFKIGELLQGFAVNRSRRSIRSLLASKPDKAFLLELDGLKETAPEMVQVGQLVVVKPGDKIPLDGEVTSGSSQIDTSALTGESVPVSVEDGDAVLAGQICKTGALTIRVTRPFEESSIAKVMDLVENATANKAKVEKFITRFSRYYTPAVVVAAAGIAFIPPLFFGGSLNDWVYRALVLLVISCPCALVVSIPLGYFGGIGRSSMQGILVKGANYLDVLASVTSVAFDKTGTLTEGVFKVNDIVPNEGVSKERLLEFAAAAEFHSTHPIATSIVDIYTAQGKPVAESLISEHTVRSGMGVDVTYDGHTVLVGNNALMKKYGIEFENEDYDGTIAHIAIDGKYAGYIVIGDSIRTDARQAVSALKNLGVNEVVMLTGDNEKVATAVSKSLGLDGFHAGLLPEDKVDLFDKLTRGSEQSGKVAFVGDGINDAPVIARADVGIAMGALGSDAAVETADVVLMVDSPLKVAEAISIAKQTRRIVWQNIILAFVVKGIFISFGAFGLATMWEAVFADVGTALLALANSARILRG; via the coding sequence ATGACAAATAGTAGACCAAAGAAATATGGTTTGAAGAATCTGGACTGTGCTGCATGTGCTGCTAAGCTTGAGGCAAAATTGAATGAAATAGAGTCAGTAGACAAAGCTGTTGTCGATTTTGCTACCATGACTCTCCTCATTACGGCTAAAGATGTGGCCGATATTGAGGCTAAAGTGAAAAGCATCGAGCCTGATGTCGACATTATTGATTATGCAACGCTTTCGGCCTCTAGTCAGGCGGCAGAAGAGGAAAGGAATTTTCCGCATGATTTGATTCTTCTCGCCATTGCCGGAGCCATGTTTGTTTTCACCCTCGTCTATGAAGATGTATTTCATCAGACTCGTTTCGAGGGTTGGGAACTGCCTTTCGTATTGGTCGCGTACTTTATTGCTGGCTGGAATGTGCTGCTGGGTGCGCTCAAGACCATACGGAAAGGGGTGTTTTTTGATGAAAATGTCCTGATGACCATTGCTACCATTGGCGCTATTGCCATCCATGCCTACCCCGAAGCTGTAGGTATCATGATCTTTTTCAAGATCGGGGAATTGTTGCAGGGGTTTGCAGTCAACAGGTCGCGCCGATCCATTCGTTCGTTGCTGGCCTCGAAGCCGGACAAGGCGTTTTTACTGGAACTCGATGGTTTGAAAGAGACCGCTCCTGAAATGGTTCAGGTAGGCCAGCTTGTTGTGGTCAAGCCCGGGGACAAGATTCCTCTTGATGGAGAAGTCACCAGTGGTTCATCGCAAATTGATACATCTGCTCTGACAGGCGAATCCGTTCCGGTGTCTGTAGAGGATGGTGACGCTGTCTTGGCCGGTCAGATATGCAAAACCGGTGCTCTGACAATCAGGGTGACTCGCCCCTTTGAAGAGTCTTCCATTGCCAAGGTCATGGATTTGGTGGAGAACGCCACCGCCAATAAGGCCAAGGTTGAAAAGTTCATCACTCGGTTTTCGCGTTACTACACTCCCGCTGTCGTGGTCGCGGCTGCCGGGATTGCTTTCATCCCGCCACTTTTCTTTGGCGGTAGCCTCAATGACTGGGTGTACAGAGCCCTGGTCCTTTTGGTTATATCCTGTCCTTGTGCGTTGGTTGTCAGTATCCCCTTGGGGTACTTCGGTGGCATAGGGCGCTCTTCAATGCAGGGTATTCTCGTCAAGGGGGCGAACTATCTTGATGTGCTGGCGTCAGTGACTTCCGTTGCGTTCGATAAGACCGGTACACTGACGGAAGGTGTCTTCAAGGTAAACGACATCGTCCCGAACGAAGGGGTCTCCAAGGAACGACTGCTTGAATTCGCTGCCGCAGCCGAATTTCACTCCACGCATCCGATCGCTACCTCGATAGTTGATATCTACACTGCTCAGGGAAAACCGGTGGCTGAATCCCTCATTTCCGAACACACGGTTCGTTCCGGCATGGGAGTTGACGTCACATATGACGGCCACACTGTTCTGGTCGGCAACAACGCCTTGATGAAAAAGTACGGCATTGAGTTTGAGAATGAAGACTATGACGGGACAATTGCCCATATAGCCATTGATGGAAAGTATGCCGGTTATATTGTCATTGGAGACAGTATTCGTACCGATGCTCGTCAGGCTGTCAGCGCGCTGAAAAATCTGGGCGTGAATGAAGTCGTCATGCTGACAGGTGACAATGAAAAAGTGGCGACGGCTGTCTCGAAATCTTTGGGCCTCGATGGATTCCATGCAGGGCTGCTGCCGGAAGATAAGGTCGATTTGTTTGATAAGCTGACCCGCGGAAGCGAACAGTCCGGGAAAGTCGCTTTTGTCGGGGATGGCATTAACGATGCCCCGGTCATTGCCAGAGCAGATGTCGGTATCGCCATGGGTGCTCTGGGGAGTGATGCAGCTGTTGAAACTGCCGATGTCGTGCTTATGGTGGATTCGCCGCTCAAGGTTGCTGAAGCCATTTCCATCGCCAAGCAAACTCGCCGTATCGTCTGGCAGAACATAATCCTGGCGTTTGTTGTCAAAGGTATCTTTATCTCCTTTGGTGCTTTCGGCCTGGCCACAATGTGGGAAGCCGTGTTTGCGGATGTTGGCACGGCACTGCTGGCCTTGGCGAACTCTGCAAGGATTCTCAGAGGCTAA